The following are encoded together in the Glycine max cultivar Williams 82 chromosome 8, Glycine_max_v4.0, whole genome shotgun sequence genome:
- the LOC100775909 gene encoding uncharacterized protein, which translates to MEDYNFFVGQKFHDVKAFRNAIKEAAIAQHFELRTIKSDLIRYFAKCASDGCPWRIRAVKLPNAPTFTIRSIDGTHTCGRNANNGHHQASVDWIVSFIEERLRDNINYKPKDILHDIHKQYGITIPYKQAWRAKERGLAAIYGSSEEGYYLLPSYCEQIKKTNPGSVAEVFTGADNRFQRFFVSFYASINGFVNGCLPIVGLGGIQLKSKYLSTLLSATSFDADGGLFPLAFGVVDVENDDSWTWFLSELHKVLEVNTECMPKFIFLSDGQKGITDAVRRKFPSSSHALCMRHLTESIGKEFKNSRLVHLLWKASHATTTIAFKEKMGEIEEVSPEAAKWLQQFHPSQWALVHFKGTRFGHLSSNIEEFNKWILDTRELPIIQVIERIHSKLKTEFDDRRLKSSSWCSVLAPSAEKLMTEAIDHASTYQVLRSDEVEFEVLSADRSDIVNIGSHSCSCRDWQLNGIPCSHATAALISCRKDVYAFTQKCFTAASYRNTYAEAIHHIPGKLEWSKTDDKSSMDDNILVVRPPKLRRPPGRPEKQMCVDDLNREKHTVHCSRCNQTGHYKRTCKAEMINSIEQF; encoded by the coding sequence ATGGAAGACTACAATTTTTTTGTCGGTCAAAAGTTCCATGATGTGAAGGCATTTCGGAATGCAATTAAAGAAGCTGCCATTGCACAGCATTTTGAGCTTCGTACTATTAAAAGTGACCTGATTCGCTACTTTGCTAAGTGTGCCTCAGATGGCTGTCCATGGCGGATTCGTGCTGTCAAGCTCCCTAATGCCCCAACATTTACTATTAGAAGTATTGATGGGACACATACCTGTGGGAGAAATGCAAACAATGGGCACCATCAGGCTTCTGTTGATTGGATTGTGAGTTTCATAGAAGAAAGGTTGCGAGATAACATCAATTATAAACCAAAAGATATTTTGCATGACATCCATAAACAATATGGTATAACCATACCATATAAGCAAGCTTGGCGTGCAAAGGAGAGGGGTCTTGCGGCTATATATGGCTCTTCTGAAGAAGGATATTACCTACTTCCTTCATACTGTgaacaaattaagaaaacaaatccTGGAAGTGTTGCAGAGGTATTTACTGGTGCAGATAACCGTTTTCAGAGAttctttgtttccttttatGCATCAATTAATGGTTTTGTTAATGGTTGTTTGCCAATTGTTGGACTTGGTGGAATCCAGCTGAAAAGTAAATACCTTAGCACATTGCTTTCAGCAACTTCATTTGATGCTGATGGTGGGTTGTTTCCACTTGCGTTTGGTGTTGTTGATGTAGAAAATGATGACAGTTGGACATGGTTCCTGTCTGAGTTGCATAAGGTACTAGAGGTGAATACTGAATGCATGccaaagtttatatttttgtcaGATGGGCAAAAGGGTATTACAGATGCAGTAAGAAGGAAGTTCCCAAGTTCTTCTCATGCACTCTGCATGCGTCACTTGACTGAAAGCATTGGCAAAGAGTTCAAGAACTCTAGGCTTGTGCATCTTCTGTGGAAGGCTTCACATGCCACAACAACCATtgcatttaaagaaaaaatgggTGAAATAGAGGAGGTTTCTCCTGAAGCTGCCAAATGGTTACAACAATTTCATCCTTCTCAATGGGCCCTTGTACATTTTAAAGGAACTCGGTTTGGCCATCTATCCTCTAACATTGAGGAGTTCAATAAATGGATTCTTGACACCCGGGAATTGCCAATTATTCAGGTGATTGAGCGGATTCATAGCAAGCTTAAAACTGAGTTTGATGACAGGCGTTTAAAAAGCAGCTCATGGTGCTCTGTACTTGCCCCATCAGCCGAGAAGCTAATGACTGAAGCCATTGACCATGCATCTACATATCAAGTCCTTAGATCTGATGAAGTAGAGTTTGAGGTTCTTTCAGCCGATCGATCAGATATTGTAAATATTGGCAGCCATAGCTGTTCCTGCCGTGATTGGCAGTTAAACGGTATTCCATGTTCCCATGCTACTGCTGCTCTTATCTCTTGTCGAAAGGATGTTTATGCATTTACCCAGAAGTGTTTTACTGCTGCAAGTTACAGGAATACCTACGCAGAAGCTATACACCACATCCCAGGAAAACTTGAATGGAGTAAAACAGATGATAAGTCTTCTATGGATGATAATATCCTTGTTGTAAGGCCACCAAAATTACGACGACCACCGGGACGCCCTGAGAAACAGATGTGTGTGGATGACCTTAATCGAGAGAAGCATACAGTGCATTGTAGTCGGTGTAATCAAACTGGACATTACAAGAGAACTTGTAAAGCTGAGATGATTAATAGTATAGAGCAGTTTTAG